Within the Chiloscyllium plagiosum isolate BGI_BamShark_2017 unplaced genomic scaffold, ASM401019v2 scaf_9955, whole genome shotgun sequence genome, the region gaagggcctgtttccacactgtaagtaatctcaacaccatcctcatgaAACTCAGCCAGAGCAAGGTCAGTGTGGGATTCGATACATGAGCTTTCTCTGCTCATTTTCACTGAACAGAAAGCTGTCTCTACACTTTTAAACTAAATGTACAGCTACATTGTCTACATCAAACACTTTCAATCCAGGGACATTCCTGAGTTAGAAACAGAGTAAAAGATTCTACTCTCTGCAACTGAAACTAAAGCTTCCCCTATTCTTGAAAACTGGAAGGAAAGCTGTCCCCATCAACGACTCCCAGGGCAGAGACAGCACGCAGTGAAATACAGAGTAAAACTACCTCTACTCtgggaattaaaaataaactgaaggCTGAGCTCTCCCTGCATTGTCCCGATCAAACACTCACCTGACAGGGACATGACAagtttagatacagaataaagcttctTCCATATTGcctccatcaaacacttccaggggGAGGTGTAGTATAAGGTCAATCCCTTTGTTCTACGCAAACTTCATCCTCAGACAATCTCCCCATGGTTCTCACTGTCAGTCCCTCGGGGGAGGGGGGCAGGACCCCGCAGACACCCTCCTGGATCAATGAGCTACTTTGATGATTGTATCCATGGGGCCTTCACCATGAGACCTTGTGGAGCTGAATTCAGTCAGGTGACAGCACAGCAGCTCACAGCCACTCCTATTGGTCCAAATGAAATAGGCCCTCCTGGTAATAACTCGATGAATTTAGTCATTGGTGGAAATTGTAGAGATAGGGGCTGGTTGATTGGTTCAATGTTGCTGCTTCTGGTCACATTGGTGTCAGGTGAGAGCAGGTTGTGTGTATAAAAGGAGCTGGTTGGGGCTGTGTGGGGATGGTTGAGTTGTTTAGGATCATGGGTGATTTTGTAGTGAGGAGTTTGTTCCCTTTGTTGATGTTAGTTGGAGCTGTTTGTTGCTCTGAAACATGGCAACAGTTTCTGAGCCAGAGGTTTCCATGGACAATAGTGAAAGCCAGCCCTGTTCCTGAGAGAGTGCCTCCTCATGGGGATCCCATCGGTTCTAGTTTCCGAATGTCTGAGGTTGGGAGTGTGTCCCCACTGCAGACTGTGATGGTGCAGTGTGGAGAGCACAACCTGCTGGTCAGGGCCCAGCTGGATTTATTTGGAACCAGGCACCTGATTAAAGCTGCTGACCTGACCCTGGGGATAGCAGGTTGTCGGCCAACCAGGGTCTACCCTGAGAACCAGACTGTCCTCTTTGACTATGGGCTGCATGAGTGTGGCAGCAGATTACAGGTAATGGGGGTTGTCTGAACTTGCTGGAAGTTTGGGCTGTCAAGGGTTCCTGGTTGAGATCATTGATATTGAGAAggaccattctcctgctttctcaaaTACTCAGACTAGGTTCCTATCCTGGATTGGGCCCTGCCTTAACTGTTCTCCTTCTCTAGTCTTCTGCTGCCAGTTTCACTGGTTTGGAAGCTTCTGGTTATATATGTTCTGTTACAATGTATGTTCTCAGTCTGAATTGGGTATCATGTGGTGATTTGTGGATGTTTGGATACTGTGATCTTTCTCCTGAATTGATTTAGTGACTTTCCACAGTGCATCATTGTGTTGTGTAGTTTCTCTATAGAGATGTTATAGGAATGCAAATAATATAGCAGATTAGTgcggtgctgcaaaagcacagcaggtcagtcagcatccgaggagtaggaaaattgacactttgggcagaagcccttcatcaggctagCAGCATGATGTGTTTAGTTTGAGGGAAAGTATCTTCCATTTCATCAGGTAAATGGACTTGACCTCCTTCCTACGGTGGGGGCTCTGTACTTGAGGGGTTCCACACTTGGCCTGTCAGTAAAACTGTTTTGATTTCATTCTGGTGACCTATTGTTTTCTCTACTTTTCTCAGCTCTTGGACACAGCTTTTATTGCCTCAGTTTACTGCTAACCTCCAGGTATTGAATCAGTCATCTCTCCTCAAACCTAGAGGTTTCCTGATTTAATTAGTAATTAAATGGCCAAAAGATCCTGGCAACCTCCTTCTGTGATAACAATCACCACATCCCTGTTCCCTGAATATTTATTGCAAATACTGTCTGGGAGCCCAACACCCATCCTCCTTTAAACCAACTTTTGCATCAGGAATTCAAATCTGATCTCTGGTATGATGTCAATCTCGTTAAACTGATCCTAAATGACTAATCCTTGACCTGTGACCCATTGATCTTGAACAGTGGTCTCTCCAGCTCTGGGAATGTGGGGTGGGGTCGGTGGTTGTTGGTAGAAGCAGCCTCCTGAGCCTATCTCACCCTGAGAGAATTGTCACAATGGGATGGTATCATTGTGAACCCTGTGTAGAACCTTCTCATTTCACATCAGCCCCTCATTCGTTAACCTGGTGTCTTTCAGATGACTGGAGATTTCCTGGTCTACACCACCCACCTGACCCACATCCCAAACTATCCTGGATCTGTCATTGTGAGAACCAATGGTGCTGTTGTTCCCATTGAATGTCGTTATTTCAGGTGAGAATCTTTACTCGATTGTCAGTATGATCccctgctgctgttgtctgacGCTGTCCTAAAATGGCTGCCCTGTCTCcttccctgccccccccccccccccacaggaAGGGCAATGTGAGCAGCAATCCCATCAAGCCCACCTGGATCCCATTCAGCTCCACCAGGTCTGGAGAAGGGCATCTgtcattctccctgcgtctaATGAATGGTATGTGATGGGTGGCTGGGGAGGGATCTCCTGGTGTCTCTCTGCGAGTTGTACCTATTGGCTCCAACCCTTGTCTTGCTGTACTTCAGGTGACTGGCTGACAGAGCGCACTTCCACTGTCTACTCCCTGGGAGACCTCATTCACATTGAGGCATCGGTTTCAATGGCCAACCATGTGCCCCTGAAGCTGTACATTGATCGCTGTGTAGCTACACTGAGCCCAGACAAGGACTCCACACCGAGATACAGCATCATTGACTACAATGGGTAAGAAGCTCTCTGCTTTCTCCAGCTGCTCCCATCTCAATGGCTTCACTCCATTCACTTCATGGCCCTTTGTCCATCTGCAGTTGCCTCCTGGACAGCAAAGCTGAGGACTCCTTTTCGACCTTTGTGTTGCCGAGAGACGGGCGTGAGCCGGACAAGCTCCGGTTTGACCTGGATGCCTTCCGTTTCTATGGAGATGAGCGATCCTTGGTAAGAGGAAGCTGCTGATGTGCTTCTCCACAATGGGGAGGGAGTCACTAAACACTGACTTGTTCTGTGTTCCTCAGATGTTCATCACCTGTCACCTGAGAGTTGCTGCAGTGGATCAGGGAGATTCCAGGAACAAAGCTTGTACTTTCCAGAAGCTGCAGAATATGTAAGTTCCCTCTCCCTTTTcctcaggatgttgttgggagaGGTGATGCACCATGTGGTTGATGGGCTGTTTCTCTTGTTTAGGTGGACCCCATTGGAGGAGTCAGACAGTGACATTTGTGCCTGTTGCCATGTGGGGATCTGTGGGAGCACCAGGGATATCCTGATCCCCTCCAGAAGAAGGAGAGACCTTGGTACTGAACCTGGTATGACATTGACCCTCCTAGATGCTGAGGATCTCCCCTcacccctccccttccttgactgTGATGTTTGATGTTGCAGAGAGTGAAGCTGgattgaagtgggagggggaggccTCACTTGGCCCCCTGATCATTCTGGATACTGAGCTGACCAANNNNNNNNNNNNNNNNNNNNNNNNNNNNNNNNNNNNNNNNNNNNNNNNNNNNNNNNNNNNNNNNNNNNNNNNNNNNNNNNNNNNNNNNNNNNNNNNNNNNNNNNNNNNNNNNNNNNNNNNNNNNNNNNNNNNNNNNNNNNNNNNNNNNNNNNNNNNNNNNNNNNNNNNNNNNNNNNNNNNNNNNNNNNNNNNNNNNNNNNNNNNNNNNNNNNNNNNNNNNNNNNNNNNNNNNNNNNNNNNNNNNNNNNNNNNNNNNNNNNNNNNNNNNNNNNNNNNNNNNNNNNNNNNNNNNNNNNNNNNNNNNNNNNNNNNNNNNNNNNNNNNNNNNNNNNNNNNNNNNNNNNNNNNNNNNNNNNNNNNNNNNNNNNNNNNNNNNNNNNNNNNNNNNNNNNNNNNNNNNNNNNNNNNNNNNNNNNNNNNNNNNNNNNNNNNNNNNNNNNNNNNNNNNNNNNNNNNNNNNNNNNNNNNNNNNNNNNNNNNNNNNNNNNNNNNNNNNNNNNNNNNNNNNNNNNNNNNNNNNNNNNNNNNNNNNNNNNNNNNNNNNNNNNNNNNNNNNNNNNNNNNNNNNNNNNNNNNNNNNNNNNNNNNNNNNNNNNNNNNNNNNNNNNNNNNNNNNNNNNNNNNNNNNNNNNNNNNNNNNNNNNNNNNNNNNNNNNNNNNNNNNNNNNNNNNNNNNNNNNNNNNNNNNNNNNNNNNNNNNNNNNNNNNNNNNNNNNNNNNNNNNNNNNNNNNNTtgtcctccacagtaaacactgaactGTTCTTGCTCCACATGGGAGTACAACATGTTAACAATAGTCATCAATGAAATGGAGGGCAAGATGTGTAATGGTggcagtgtagctgtggaagaggaACTGTTCATGTACCAGacagaggcaggcatagctgtggtccatgcaggtgcccatgtctacccctttggtctgacaGTTGGttccaccaaccaaccccaccaccctgtggctgaatgCTCCAACTGCCCCTCCTATTCTAAGGACATGCAAATCCAGACTACTTCTGctaccaaattctagccacccacaACTGggaggaaggacacctcatcttccacctttagGATCTTTAGGACCCTCCAACCTGATGAGATCAATGTGGTCTTTGCCAGTTCTGATCTCCTGTTcttcccctcccattccagaTCCAACTTTCTAACTCAGCACAGTCCTTTCTGAACTGGCCAACATGTCTATCATCTTTCCCACCTATCACCAGCagccccccaccttcatctccctgttgtattcccagctacctttcacccagccccactcccctcccatttgtctgttGCCTTGGAGtctcctcccacattcctgatgctgAACTTattcttgaaatgttgactcccctgttcctcagatgctgcctgactggctgtacttttccagtaccacatgttttgactcgaCCTGTAGTCATAATGGCATAAACCTGGAGGGGGGGTAAATAAGTTCTATTACAAGGCTCCAAAACAACCACTGAAAGCTAACTCTACTAATTCTGGTTCTGAGAGCTGGACTGCACCCGTTCAGGCTGCTTCTTTTATTCCAATTTCTTAAACAAACCTCAAAgcctcataagctgtttacttCACTGGTTACTAATAGACAGTTCCCTGCCTTTGCCTCCAAGATTCTTttcaaaaaccaggacaaaatataaTTCTTACATTGACAGTATTGTCACATGCTGAAGACTCTAGAAGGAATTTACCCTCTGGACTAAACGCAAGATACTGTGCAGCCTGTAAATCTGAAGCAAACCACACAATCCTGGAGAAAAACAAtgtggtctggcagcatttgaggagcgaTACTGCAAACCTTTAAAAGTCACACTACACAAAACACGAACTGTGTTTCCACACACTCTGCGAAGATTTCTCTTGCATTCTCGCTGGCAGCATAGCagtgcagtggttagcattactgcatcatcacaccagggacctgggttcgatcccagcatTGGCCAatgatctgtgtggagttctccctccatctgtgtgggtttccacccacaatacAACAACtaacaggaaagcagatgaattcagggtatggttaggaacatgggactgggataccctagcaattacagaaacctgCCTCAGCGATAGACTGGACTGGCACCTTGAAGTTCCACAATACAAATGTGacaggaagggaggcaagagaggagggggagtggtgtttttgatcagggatatcGTTGCAGCTGTACTCTGGGAGTGTATtcttgggaatacatccagggaagttgtttgggttgaactgagaaataagaaaaggatgatcacctcattgggattgtattatagaccccccaatagtcagagggatattgagaaacaaacttgtaaagagatctgagttatctgtaagaataatagggtagttatggtaggggattataacttgccaaacatagactgagactgtcatagtgttaagggtttagatggagagaaattttcgaagtgtgtacaagaaaatttgtTGATTCATTATGTCGATGAACCGACGAGAGAAGTTGCAAAACGtgactactcttgggaaataaggcagggcaggtgactgaggtgtcagtgggggagcattttggggccagcgaccataattctattaattttttaatagtgatggaaaaggatagaccatatctaaatgttgaagttctgaattggagaaaggccaattttgacagtattaggcaagaactttcaaaagccgattgggggcagatgtttgcaggtaaagggacggctggaaaatgggaagccttcagaaatgagataacaNNNNNNNNNNNNNNNNNNNNNNNNNNNNNNNNNNNNNNNNNNNNNNNNNNNNNNNNNNNNNNNNNNNNNNNNNNNNNNNNNNNNNNNNNNNNNNNNNNNNNNNNNNNNNNNNNNNNNNNNNNNNNNNNNNNNNNNNNNNNNNNNNNNNNNNNNNNNNNNNNNNNNNNNNNNNNNNNNNNNNNNNNNNNNNNNNNNNNNNNNNNNNNNNNNNNNNNNNNNNNNNNNNNNNNNNNNNNNNNNNNNNNNNNNNNNNNNNNNNNNNNNNNNNNNNNNNNNNNNNNNNNNNNNNNNNNNNNNNNNNNNNNNNNNNNNNNNNNNNNNNNNNNNNNNNNN harbors:
- the LOC122546200 gene encoding zona pellucida sperm-binding protein 3-like, producing MGDFVVRSLFPLLMLVGAVCCSETWQQFLSQRFPWTIVKASPVPERVPPHGDPIGSSFRMSEVGSVSPLQTVMVQCGEHNLLVRAQLDLFGTRHLIKAADLTLGIAGCRPTRVYPENQTVLFDYGLHECGSRLQMTGDFLVYTTHLTHIPNYPGSVIVRTNGAVVPIECRYFRWKGNVSSNPIKPTWIPFSSTRSGEGHLSFSLRLMNGDWLTERTSTVYSLGDLIHIEASVSMANHVPLKLYIDRCVATLSPDKDSTPRYSIIDYNGCLLDSKAEDSFSTFVLPRDGREPDKLRFDLDAFRFYGDERSLMFITCHLRVAAVDQGDSRNKACTFQKLQNMWTPLEESDSDICACCHVGICGSTRDILIPSRRRRDLGTEPESEAGLKWEGEASLGPLIILDTELT